Within Microbacterium oryzae, the genomic segment CACGATCGGCGGCATCTCGACGGACTTCGCCCGCGACACCGCGGATCTCACCGATCGGCAGAACATCCAGCTGCACTGGGTGCGCGTCGAGGACGTGCCGGAGATCTGGCGCCGCCTCGAGGCCGTCGGGCTCTCGACCACCGAGGCCTGCGGCGACGTGCCGCGCGTCGTGCTCGGCTCCCCCGTGGCGGGCATCGCCGCCGACGAGCTCATCGACCCGACGCCGCAGATCGACGAGATCACCAGCCGCTTCATCGGCGACCCCGAGCTGGCCAACCTCCCCCGCAAGTTCAAGACCGCGATCACGGGGCACCCGAGCCAGGACGTCGTCCACGAGATCAACGACGTCGCCTTCGTCGGCGTCACGCACCCCGAGCTCGGCATCGGCTACGACGTGTGGGTGGGCGGTGCGCTCGCGGCCGTCCCGCGCCTGGGCGAGCGCCTCGGCGCGTGGGCCGCTCCCGATCAGGTCGCCGAGGTCTGGCACGGCGTCGCCAGCATCTTCCGCGACTACGGCTACCGGCGCCTGCGCAATAAGGCGCGGCTGAAGTTCCTGATCGCGGACTGGGGCATCGAGAAGTTCCGCGACGTGCTCGAGACCGAGTACCTCGGGTACCGCCTCGCCGACGGCCCCGCCGCTCCGAAGCCGCTCACAATCGGCGACCACGTCGGCGTGCATCGGCAGAAGGATGGCCGGAGGTACGTCGGCGCGACGCCGATCGTCGGGCGCACCTCGGGTGAGCAGCTGACCGCGCTCGCCGATCTGCTCGAGGCGCACGGGTCGACGCGCCTGCGCACGACCCCGCACCAGAAGTTCGTCTTCCTCGACATCGAGGAGGACCGTGTGGAGCCGCTCATCGCGGGGCTCGACGCCCTCGGGCTGAGCGTGCGACCGAGCCTCATCCGCCGCGGCACCATCGCCTGCACCGGCATCGAGTTCTGCAAGCTCGCGATCGTCGAGACCAAGGAGAACGCGCGGAAGGCCGTGCTCGAACTCGAGGAGCGCCTCGCGGACCTCGACCTCGACGCGCCGCTCAGCCTGCACGTCAACGGCTGCCCGAACTCCTGCGCGCGCATCCAGACGGCCGACATCGGGCTGAAGGGTCAGATCATCACCGACGACGAGGGCAACAAGGTGCCCGGCTACCAGGTGCACCTCGGCGGCGGGCTGGCTTCGAACGAGCGCGACGAGGCCGGCCTCGGCCGCACCGTGCGCGGCCTGAAGGTCTCGGCCACCGGCATCGCGGACTACGTCGAGCGCGTCGCGAGCCGGTTCGCCGCCGACCGCGTCGGCGAGGAGAGCTTCGCGCAGTGGGCGCACCGGGTGGACGAGGAGGTGCTGCGATGACCGTCAGCCTCGCCCCGCGCGTGCAGACGCGCCGCTCGGCCGCCGAGCTGCAGGCCATCGCGGAGGCCGGCGCCGCCGAGCTCGGCAGCCTCACCGAGCGCGAGGCCACGCCCGCCGCCGTCGTGGAGTGGGTCGCGCGCACCTTCGACACCGGGGCCGCTGCGGTCGCCTGCTCGATGGCGGATGCGGCCCTGCCGCATCTCGTCGCCGAGCATCTCCCCGGTGTCGACGTGCTGTTCCTCGACACCGGCTACCACTTCGTCGAGACCGTCGCCACGCGCGACGAGGTGGCCCGCCGCCTCGACGTGCGCATCGTAGACGTGCTGCCCGAGCAGACCATCGCGGAGCAGGAGGCGACGCTGGGCGCCGACCTCTTCGCGCGCGACGCCGCCCGCTGCTGCGCGCTGCGGAAGGTCGCCCCACTCCACGACGCCCTGCAGGGATACGAGGTGTGGTTCACGGGCGTCCGCCGCGACGAGGCCCCCACGCGCACGGGCACCCCGCTCGTCACGTGGGACGCGAAGAACGGTCTCGTCAAGGTGAACCCGGTGGCGGCCTGGTCGTGGGAGGACCTGCGCGCGTATGCGTCGCTGCACGACGTGCCCATGAACCTGCTGCTCGACTTCGGCTACCCGTCCATCGGATGCCGCCCCTGCACGAAGCCCGTCGCCCCGGGCGAAGATCCCCGCTCCGGCCGCTGGGCCGGACTCGACAAGACCGAATGCGGACTCCACACATGAGCGACATCCTGACGGCACCCCAGCCATCCGCCCGCCTGTCGACCCTCGACCTGCTCGAGGCCGAGGCCATCCACGTCATCCGCGAGGTCGTCGCGGAGTTCGAGCGCCCCGTGCTGCTCTTCTCCGGCGGCAAGGACTCGGTCGTCGTGCTGCACCTCGCGGCCAAGGCGTTCCTGCCCGGCCGCGTGCCGTTCTCGGTGCTGCACGTCGACACGGGGCACAACTTCCCCGAGGTCATCCGCTTCCGCGACGAGACCGTCGCGCGCCTCGGCCTCCACCTCGAGGTCGCGCGCGTGCAGGACTACCTCGACGACGGGCGGCTCCTCGAGCGGGCGGATGGCACGCGCAACCCGCTGCAGACGCAGCCGCTCCTCGACGCGATCGCCGCGGGCCGCCACGACGCGGTCTTCGGCGGCGCACGCCGCGACGAGGACAAGGCCCGGGCGAAGGAGCGCATCTTCTCCCTGCGCGACGAGTTCGGCCAGTGGGACCCGCGCAACCAGCGCCCCGAGCTCTGGAGCCTCTACAACGGCCGCCACACCCCAGGCCAGCACGTGCGGGTCTTCCCGATCTCGAACTGGACCGAGCTCGACATCTGGCGCTACATCGAGCGCGAGGGCATCGCCCTCCCGCCCCTCTACTTCGCGCACGAGCGCGAGGTGTATCGCCGCGACGGCATGTGGATGGCCGTGGGCCCGTTCTCGGAGCCGCGTCCCGACGAGACCGTGGAGCGTCGAACCGTCCGCTACCGCACGGTGGGCGACATGAGCTGCACGGGCGCCGTCGAATCCGCCTCCGCCGGCATCTCCGACATCGTCGCCGAGGTCGCCGTGTCCACCCTCACCGAGCGCGGCGCCACGCGCGCCGACGACCGGATCAGCGAAGCGGCCATGGAAGACCGCAAGAAGAACGGATACTTCTGATGAGCACAGCGCTCGACCCCACAGAGCTCGACACGAAAGAGCTCGCCGCGCGCACCGCGCTCGCCCCCTCGACCCTGTTCCGGTTCGCCACCGCGGGATCCGTGGATGACGGGAAGTCCACCCTCGTGGGCCGACTTCTCCACGATTCCAAGGCCATCCTCGCGGACCAGCTCGAGCAGGTCGCGCGCACCTCCCGCGAGCGCGGCTTCGCGGGCGCCGAGGGCATCGACTTCGCGCTGCTGACCGACGGCCTGCGCGCCGAGCGCGAGCAGGGCATCACGATCGACGTCGCGTACCGCTACTTCGCGACGGCCGAGCGCAGCTTCATCCTCGCGGACTGCCCCGGGCACGTGCAGTACACGCGCAACATGGTCACCGGCGCGACGACCGCCGACGCCGTCGTCGTGCTCATCGACGGCCGCAAGGGCGTGCTCGAGCAGACGCGGCGCCACCTCGCGGTGACGGCGCTCCTGCGGGTGCCGCACGTCATCGTCGCGGTGAACAAGATCGACCTCCTCGACTACGCGGAGGAGTCGTTCGCGCCCGTCGAGCGGCAGGTGCGCGAGGTGACCGCCGAGCTCGGCATCGTCGACGTGCACGTGCTGCCGGTGTCGGCGCTCGAGGGCGACAACATCGTCGAGCGCTCGCCGCGCACGCCCTGGTACACCGGTCCGTCGCTGCTGCAGCTCCTCGAGGAGCTCCCGGGAGCCGACGCGGAGGAGCGCGAGCTCGAGCCGTTCCGCCTCCCCGTGCAGCTCGTGCTGCGTCCGCAGGGCGGCCTGTCGCCCGACGTCGTCGCGGCCGACCCCGACGCGGTGGAGCGCCTGCGCGACTACCGTGCGTCGGCCGGACGGATCGCGTCCGGCGTCGTCCGTCCGGGCGACCGGGTGCGCGTGCTGCCGGCGGACATCTCGACGACCGTCACGGCCGTGGAGATCGCCGGCACCGAGGTCTTCGAGGCGTCGGCCGGACAGTCCGTGGCCATCCGCCTCGCCGACGACGTCGACGCCGCCCGCGGCAGCGTGCTCGTCGCGGAGGATGCAGCACCCGAGCTCGCCCGCGAGATCGACGCGCAGCTGTTCCTCCTCGACGAGCGCCCGCTCGTCCAGGGCGCCCGCGTGCTCGTCAAGCACGGCACGAAGACGGTTCAGGCGATCGTCGACGAGATCCTCGAGCGCCGCGACCTCGACTCGCTCGCGCACGTGCCCGCCGACCGGCTGAACGCCAACGAGATCGGCCGCGCGCGCATCCGTCTCGCCGAGGCGCTGCCGCTCGAGCCGTACCGCGTCTCGCGGCAGTCCGGCTCTTTCCTCGTCATCCGGCCGACGGATGGCCACACCATCGCCGCCGGGACCGTCGATGAGTGAGGCGGATGGCCGCGAGGGCATCGTCACCCTCGTCGGCGCCGGCCCCGGTGATGCGGGCCTGCTCACGCTGCGCGGCCTCCGTGCGATCGAGAGCGCCGACGTCATCGTCGCCGACCGGCTGGGCGCGCGCGGCGTGCTCGACGGCCTCGTCGCCGACGGCGTGACCATCCGCGCGGAGATCATCGACGTCGGAAAGACCCCCGGTCACCACCCGGTCCCGCAGGACGCGATCTCGGAGCTGCTCGTGGAGCTCGCCCTCGCCGGGCGCGACGTCGTGCGGCTGAAGGGCGGCGACCCGTTCATCTTCGGGCGCGGCGGCGAGGAGCTCCTCCGCTGCCGAGCCGCCGGTCTGCAGGTGGAGGTCGTCCCCGGGGTGACGAGCGCGACATCCGTGCCCGCCATCGCGAGCATCCCGCTCACACAGCGCGGGCTCGCCGCGTCGTTCACGGTCGTCTCCGGACACGACCAGATCGCCGACGTCGGCGGCGGCCGCGACCACACCGTCGTGCTGCTCATGGGCGTGGGCACCCTCGCGCATTCCGCGCATGTCCTGGGAGCCGGCCGCCGCGGCGGCGACTGCCCCGTGGCGATCGTGGAGGATGGTTATGGGCCCCGTCAGCGCGTCACCTTCGGCACCCTGCAGACCATCGCGTACCAGGCGGCGGAGCGCAAGGTGCGCAACCCGGCCGTCGTCGTGATCGGCGACGTGGTGACCGTGAGCCCCTATGCACCAGCCGAGCTCGTCGACGCCCTGCACGACGACTCCGAACGAAAGGCAGCCCTGTGAGCCTCGACAACCTGCGCGTCGCGATCGTCGGCGCCGGCCCCGCCGGGATCTACGCCGGCAACCTCCTCGCGAACGCCGTGGAGGAGGCCGGAGGATCGGTCTCGATCGACCTGCTCGAGTCGCTCCCCGCGCCCTACGGGCTCATCCGCTACGGAGTCGCCCCCGACCATCCGCGCATCAAGGGCATCGTCAACTCGCTGCACGAGATGCTCGACTCGGGCCGCATCCGCTTCATCGGCAACGTCGAGGTCGGCCGCGACGT encodes:
- a CDS encoding nitrite/sulfite reductase; protein product: MTLSETETRAPAAAPARGARIRPPRPSDKPNGQWKVDGTEPLNANEQFKQDDNGLNVRERIENVYAQGGFASIDPTDLHGRFRWWGLYTQRKPGIDGGKTATLEPHELEDEYFMLRVRIDGGQLTTEQLRTIGGISTDFARDTADLTDRQNIQLHWVRVEDVPEIWRRLEAVGLSTTEACGDVPRVVLGSPVAGIAADELIDPTPQIDEITSRFIGDPELANLPRKFKTAITGHPSQDVVHEINDVAFVGVTHPELGIGYDVWVGGALAAVPRLGERLGAWAAPDQVAEVWHGVASIFRDYGYRRLRNKARLKFLIADWGIEKFRDVLETEYLGYRLADGPAAPKPLTIGDHVGVHRQKDGRRYVGATPIVGRTSGEQLTALADLLEAHGSTRLRTTPHQKFVFLDIEEDRVEPLIAGLDALGLSVRPSLIRRGTIACTGIEFCKLAIVETKENARKAVLELEERLADLDLDAPLSLHVNGCPNSCARIQTADIGLKGQIITDDEGNKVPGYQVHLGGGLASNERDEAGLGRTVRGLKVSATGIADYVERVASRFAADRVGEESFAQWAHRVDEEVLR
- a CDS encoding phosphoadenylyl-sulfate reductase; translated protein: MTVSLAPRVQTRRSAAELQAIAEAGAAELGSLTEREATPAAVVEWVARTFDTGAAAVACSMADAALPHLVAEHLPGVDVLFLDTGYHFVETVATRDEVARRLDVRIVDVLPEQTIAEQEATLGADLFARDAARCCALRKVAPLHDALQGYEVWFTGVRRDEAPTRTGTPLVTWDAKNGLVKVNPVAAWSWEDLRAYASLHDVPMNLLLDFGYPSIGCRPCTKPVAPGEDPRSGRWAGLDKTECGLHT
- the cysD gene encoding sulfate adenylyltransferase subunit CysD: MSDILTAPQPSARLSTLDLLEAEAIHVIREVVAEFERPVLLFSGGKDSVVVLHLAAKAFLPGRVPFSVLHVDTGHNFPEVIRFRDETVARLGLHLEVARVQDYLDDGRLLERADGTRNPLQTQPLLDAIAAGRHDAVFGGARRDEDKARAKERIFSLRDEFGQWDPRNQRPELWSLYNGRHTPGQHVRVFPISNWTELDIWRYIEREGIALPPLYFAHEREVYRRDGMWMAVGPFSEPRPDETVERRTVRYRTVGDMSCTGAVESASAGISDIVAEVAVSTLTERGATRADDRISEAAMEDRKKNGYF
- a CDS encoding sulfate adenylyltransferase subunit 1, producing MSTALDPTELDTKELAARTALAPSTLFRFATAGSVDDGKSTLVGRLLHDSKAILADQLEQVARTSRERGFAGAEGIDFALLTDGLRAEREQGITIDVAYRYFATAERSFILADCPGHVQYTRNMVTGATTADAVVVLIDGRKGVLEQTRRHLAVTALLRVPHVIVAVNKIDLLDYAEESFAPVERQVREVTAELGIVDVHVLPVSALEGDNIVERSPRTPWYTGPSLLQLLEELPGADAEERELEPFRLPVQLVLRPQGGLSPDVVAADPDAVERLRDYRASAGRIASGVVRPGDRVRVLPADISTTVTAVEIAGTEVFEASAGQSVAIRLADDVDAARGSVLVAEDAAPELAREIDAQLFLLDERPLVQGARVLVKHGTKTVQAIVDEILERRDLDSLAHVPADRLNANEIGRARIRLAEALPLEPYRVSRQSGSFLVIRPTDGHTIAAGTVDE
- the cobA gene encoding uroporphyrinogen-III C-methyltransferase; the encoded protein is MSEADGREGIVTLVGAGPGDAGLLTLRGLRAIESADVIVADRLGARGVLDGLVADGVTIRAEIIDVGKTPGHHPVPQDAISELLVELALAGRDVVRLKGGDPFIFGRGGEELLRCRAAGLQVEVVPGVTSATSVPAIASIPLTQRGLAASFTVVSGHDQIADVGGGRDHTVVLLMGVGTLAHSAHVLGAGRRGGDCPVAIVEDGYGPRQRVTFGTLQTIAYQAAERKVRNPAVVVIGDVVTVSPYAPAELVDALHDDSERKAAL